A stretch of DNA from Thiothrix subterranea:
GTGGCGGTCAGTCTGATCTTTTTGTCTATTTCCGTTATGGCTGCCGGGTCGCATTTGTCCAATAACGTGCGGGCATCGTCTACGCTGGAAACGGGATAAAACACGCTATCGGGAGCGAAATAGACCAAGGCTTTTTTGCGCTGTTTCAAAAACGCCAACACATTATTGAATGAACCGGGGCTTTTACCATCCCACAGCACAAAGCCGTAATCGGCAAGCTGCGCCATTGCTTTATCTTTTTGGGTGTAAAAGGCGCGTCCGGTTATATTGGCATCCACACTGATGTGTTTGACAGGCCAGTTACCCAGATTATTGCGGCAAACATTTCCGGCACAAAATACCGTGACGTGAGGGTATTGCAAGGTCGTCAGGTGTTTTTGCAATGCCTTGTCTGCGCCGTTGGCATCGCCCACCACAATGGCAAACTGTTTATCAATGATGTTTTGCAAACGTGCCAGTATGACGTTGTTCAAACGGGTAATGGTGATTGAGCCTGACAGGAATACCGTGGTCATCGTTTACTCCGGGTTTTGGTCATTACCAGCACAAAAACATTTTTCACCTTGGCTTGTTGATACAGAATATCGGTGGCAACAGTCAGAGTTGAACCAGAACGGTAAAGATCATCGAGCAACAGGATATTCTTTCCAGCCAGATTAGCTTTGGGATTTAATGTCAGGGAGGTTTTCAGCAAGGCTTGGCGTTCTTGCGGGTCATCAACGTTTTTCAGTTCTTGTCCGCCCGTTTGCTTTTGCAGGACATTATCCAGCACTGGCACATTGATCCGCTTGGCTAAGGCTTGGGCGATTGCCAGCACGGGTTGAATCTTGCGCTGCTTGTTGGTGGATGGCACAGGAATAATGGCATCCATCGTTTCCAGCCCCTTGTACTTGCCGAGCCTATCGACAATCTGCCCCACGACTGACGCATCACCCTGATATTTCAGGCGATACAGTAACTCGCCCATCTCGCTGCGGGTGGTCTGCCAAGAATCGTGACCATGCTCATCCACGCCCATGTACACGCTGTCCAGCGTATGCACGTCGTAGGCAAAGCCACGTTTCCAGTTACCTTTCAGTTCGATGGTCATTCAGTCAACATTTGTGATATTTGAGACTCAAAGAGTAGCAGTTCAGGTAGGCAACTCCAACCGAATATTTCACAAGAGACAGTGATCAAAAAATGATATATCATCACAATTTATGATAATTAACATAGGAAAACAAAACAATGGATGACAAAATTGACTTAAACAAATATCAGGAAATTAGTCGCACCAAGGGGCTTCCCCCTATATGCCCTATCCGTGATTTTTGTCAGAGACGAGCAAAAACGCTTTTTCACTTTACTTATGCTCATACTAAAAATAACAATTATGCCGAGCTTGAAGGAAAGCTCATAGATACCACCAAGAAAATCAATGAAGCTGGCACGCCATTTGAACACTATTCAAATAATCGCGACTTAAGATACTTCTATAATGCTTGCCCTGAAGTTAACTTATTCGACGATGGTTATTCATTAGTCAGAAACTATGCTATTAGCTCTGGAACATGGGATAAAGGCTGTCCAGATTTTCATACTTTGACATATAAGCACTTTTCTACTTGCACCGAATACAATCAATTCACTTACATGCAAACATCACCCGAAAAAATGCCAGACATGATACATTTTGATGACGCTCTAAAGTTAAAAATCGAAAAACTCATGGTTCATAAAGAATACAATTCTGCAATAAGAGAAAGCTTTGTATATTTGACCACAACAATAAGAAATAAATTTCAAATCAACTCTCAAATAGATGGCACCGAGCTAATAAATGAAGTCTTCGGCAAAAAAGGAGAATATGTAGCACTTGATGATAAAAAGAAACAAGCATATCGAGACTTATTATCGGGATTTTATGGAGTTTATAGAAATAAATATGCTCACCATGATATACAAGCAGACTTCCATGAGATTAAAGCAATCATTGAAATGATAAACACACTTGCATTTGAAATCAGAGCCATGCAAACTTAATAGCATAATTAAATATATCCCTGCTAAAACAATAGCAGGGACTAAATCAGGATATTACCGATAACTATCTACACTCGGGAAAGAATATGCCAAATTTCGATTACCATACACATATCCAACCCGATTCACGCCAGATCAATACTTCATCATTAAATTCATAATATATTAACAAAATAGTCAATCATGTTTTAACCCAATAACACGATTACAAACTAAGTTACGCAATGCTTTGTTTACCGAATGGCTTCGGGCACTTGGCTGAAAACTCATATTACAGTCTGTGATTAAATCGGAAATAAACTCAACAAATGCTAGTGGAGTAGGAAAAAAATCAGACGGTATTCTTAGATTACCTATGCCACCAAATTGTAGATGAGATACCTCATGAGAAGTCACCTCTTTATCAAAGTCAAATCTGACATGAGAAGTATTAGGTGGAACAATACCTGTTCTTTCAATCTCTTCGACAATATTCAATAAATACTCAGAAAGACTTTCATCATTCGCATCTAAACAAGCTTCAGCCACTCCATATATGTCTTCTTTCTTACAATTACTTGAAATAGGTCTAGGATAAAATGCCGCCCTAGCCTTATTTAAACCGTCGCGACCAAACTCATAATAAAATTGAAAAAATGATCCATCTCTCAAAAGATAAGAATATTGATGATGATCAATCAACCACTGATACTCAACTGGATAATACTGATCTTTAAAAATACCACATTTATACCCACGCCAAGAAACAAGTCTATCAGATGATAATACCAAATCAGACTGCAAACAATCCGACAGTAAATTCTTAACAAACTCCAGACTTTGACTTATATCTGCAACTCTCATTTGTCAGATCTTTTGATAGCGTCAAGAACGTATTTTTTCAAAGACTCATCACCAAGGATTGTACTTAACGCTCGTTGAATTTCATCTAACTCACGATCACTTTTTCTCAATAGATTTCTACTACTTTTGACGGTTTCTGCATCTGGACATATAAACTCAAAAAATGGAAAATCTCTTTGAATAGAATCAATCTCTCTTTGTAGCTTTTCAATACCATTCCCATTCCCAGAAACAAAACACCATCCACGAGAACGAGTAGCAGCAACAAAAAAAGCATTTCTACCTCTTAAAGTAAAATCATTCGCAACCACTTGAGCATTTACAACAAAAACAATATTGGCTTCATTTCCTTTCGCTCTAAATGGAGTGGTTATTGTCACAAAACCTTCTGGCTTAAAAACATCAGAACTCTCAATATAGCCAGGAATAACTGAAGGAATTCCTTGCTGAGTTAGAATCCTTTGAATATCAAACATTGATGTTTTATTATTACCCGAAAGCAAATTAACAATAATAATTTCTT
This window harbors:
- a CDS encoding YhfG family protein, which produces MTTVFLSGSITITRLNNVILARLQNIIDKQFAIVVGDANGADKALQKHLTTLQYPHVTVFCAGNVCRNNLGNWPVKHISVDANITGRAFYTQKDKAMAQLADYGFVLWDGKSPGSFNNVLAFLKQRKKALVYFAPDSVFYPVSSVDDARTLLDKCDPAAITEIDKKIRLTATLQTLDGMAQNTLSFAAPSPDERKQRYYQATRNHNYRASLRLEGLSLPDDIATLSLPATAQGMATLIRQTKDRYAQQA
- a CDS encoding ComF family protein, with amino-acid sequence MTIELKGNWKRGFAYDVHTLDSVYMGVDEHGHDSWQTTRSEMGELLYRLKYQGDASVVGQIVDRLGKYKGLETMDAIIPVPSTNKQRKIQPVLAIAQALAKRINVPVLDNVLQKQTGGQELKNVDDPQERQALLKTSLTLNPKANLAGKNILLLDDLYRSGSTLTVATDILYQQAKVKNVFVLVMTKTRSKR
- a CDS encoding TIGR02391 family protein, whose translation is MDDKIDLNKYQEISRTKGLPPICPIRDFCQRRAKTLFHFTYAHTKNNNYAELEGKLIDTTKKINEAGTPFEHYSNNRDLRYFYNACPEVNLFDDGYSLVRNYAISSGTWDKGCPDFHTLTYKHFSTCTEYNQFTYMQTSPEKMPDMIHFDDALKLKIEKLMVHKEYNSAIRESFVYLTTTIRNKFQINSQIDGTELINEVFGKKGEYVALDDKKKQAYRDLLSGFYGVYRNKYAHHDIQADFHEIKAIIEMINTLAFEIRAMQT
- a CDS encoding DUF2290 domain-containing protein, whose protein sequence is MRVADISQSLEFVKNLLSDCLQSDLVLSSDRLVSWRGYKCGIFKDQYYPVEYQWLIDHHQYSYLLRDGSFFQFYYEFGRDGLNKARAAFYPRPISSNCKKEDIYGVAEACLDANDESLSEYLLNIVEEIERTGIVPPNTSHVRFDFDKEVTSHEVSHLQFGGIGNLRIPSDFFPTPLAFVEFISDLITDCNMSFQPSARSHSVNKALRNLVCNRVIGLKHD